Proteins encoded by one window of Nostoc sp. PCC 7120 = FACHB-418:
- a CDS encoding mechanosensitive ion channel family protein codes for MPNSVRAQDERVTVRLDGRALFRVSAIDNTSASDRARQIERRMNRLLENPTAISSPQIETSQDKQERVITNVGVPIVTLTTTDAQDNLTTVDTLAIQWSQAINVALKRASQRRLSPWGRFVAEIQASVETAFGRLIESAITIIPRAIAAMLVIGLFWAIATFIRWLMRIIFRHIVEDLTVENLIKQVAYYAVWTLGLIVALDAFGFDPQAVATGLGLTSLALGFALKDIISNFISGMLILVLRPFELGDQIVVGETEGNVERIELRATQLRTYDGRVVLIPNAEVFTSRIINNTAAPIRRSSVELFIGYDSDLQQVVTVLKKAAQATQAVLDEPRVSVRIRDLGQDDVVVETRFWTDSRRSDFVATTSAVRQAIVAALKEANIGLPDPDVRILVPRHPQKWQATFGLKNTDENR; via the coding sequence ATGCCCAATTCGGTGAGAGCGCAAGACGAACGAGTAACAGTACGTCTAGACGGTCGAGCATTGTTCCGAGTAAGTGCAATAGATAATACCAGTGCATCAGATCGAGCAAGACAAATCGAACGACGCATGAATCGGTTATTAGAAAATCCAACAGCCATTTCTTCACCTCAAATTGAAACTTCTCAAGATAAGCAAGAACGCGTTATTACTAATGTTGGAGTGCCAATTGTTACTCTAACTACAACAGATGCTCAAGACAATTTAACAACTGTTGATACGTTAGCTATCCAATGGTCACAGGCAATTAATGTTGCTCTCAAAAGGGCAAGTCAACGCCGCCTCTCACCTTGGGGGCGATTTGTAGCAGAGATACAAGCATCGGTAGAAACTGCTTTCGGACGACTGATAGAATCTGCCATCACAATTATTCCGCGTGCGATCGCTGCTATGTTAGTAATTGGTCTTTTCTGGGCAATAGCCACATTCATACGCTGGCTGATGCGAATTATCTTCCGCCACATCGTTGAAGATTTGACCGTTGAAAACCTGATTAAGCAGGTTGCATATTACGCCGTTTGGACACTCGGCTTGATAGTTGCCCTCGATGCTTTTGGCTTTGATCCTCAGGCTGTAGCTACTGGATTAGGATTAACTAGCCTTGCCTTGGGATTTGCCCTCAAGGATATCATTTCCAACTTTATTAGCGGTATGCTAATTCTTGTCTTACGTCCTTTTGAATTGGGTGATCAAATTGTTGTTGGCGAAACCGAAGGAAACGTTGAGCGTATAGAATTGCGCGCTACCCAACTTCGTACATACGATGGTCGCGTGGTACTAATTCCCAATGCCGAAGTGTTTACTTCTCGGATCATTAATAACACAGCTGCACCTATCCGCCGTAGTAGTGTCGAACTATTCATTGGTTACGATAGCGACCTGCAACAAGTAGTTACTGTATTAAAAAAGGCAGCCCAGGCAACACAAGCAGTACTTGATGAGCCGAGGGTTTCTGTGCGGATACGAGATTTAGGACAAGATGACGTTGTAGTTGAAACCCGCTTTTGGACAGATTCGCGGCGTTCTGATTTTGTAGCTACGACATCAGCTGTAAGACAGGCGATAGTTGCTGCGTTGAAAGAGGCGAATATTGGATTACCAGACCCCGATGTAAGAATTTTAGTACCACGTCATCCGCAAAAGTGGCAAGCAACATTCGGTTTAAAGAATACTGACGAAAACCGATAG
- a CDS encoding type I restriction enzyme HsdR N-terminal domain-containing protein, producing the protein MTTSIAIAEKITTLRQVEEKLGLTLSNDHQFFTEWMADLPVLSETEQTRLEQVRQNYLYQISYGNLLEETVKMVVLSPLLELAGFYQAPYRFQTEVSVEIEAQGDNQEILRGRIDVLVLQGRLWIVLIESKKTIFDLELAIPQTLAYMAVHPNPEQPLYGMITNGSSFFFVKTLGKQYGTSDLFATRSQYLNNLSGVLRILKHLGSIITES; encoded by the coding sequence ATGACCACAAGCATAGCTATTGCAGAAAAAATTACTACCCTTCGACAAGTTGAGGAGAAACTAGGATTAACACTAAGTAATGATCATCAATTTTTCACTGAATGGATGGCTGATTTGCCTGTATTAAGTGAAACAGAGCAAACAAGATTAGAGCAAGTTCGACAAAATTATCTCTATCAAATATCATACGGCAATCTTTTAGAAGAAACTGTCAAAATGGTTGTGCTGTCTCCATTACTGGAACTTGCGGGTTTTTATCAAGCACCTTACAGATTTCAAACCGAGGTATCCGTTGAGATTGAAGCACAGGGAGATAATCAGGAGATTTTACGAGGAAGAATTGATGTTTTAGTTTTGCAAGGTAGATTGTGGATTGTCCTCATTGAGTCAAAAAAGACGATCTTTGATTTAGAATTAGCAATTCCCCAAACATTAGCTTATATGGCTGTTCACCCCAACCCAGAACAACCCCTGTATGGCATGATCACCAACGGCAGCAGCTTTTTTTTTGTCAAAACCTTGGGTAAACAGTATGGGACTTCTGATCTATTTGCTACGCGATCGCAATATCTCAACAATTTATCTGGAGTTTTAAGAATTCTCAAGCATTTAGGTAGTATTATTACGGAATCTTAA
- a CDS encoding serine/threonine protein kinase produces the protein MNKSHLLYLLKNIYQDLLPGLQIESVNPRDPIKVKYLPQPWGLLGKGNYAAVVDHPDYPNCVVKIYAPGRPGFEEEVEVYRRLGSHPAFSECLYAADGFLVLKRLDGTTLYDCMHLGLPIPQQVIQDIDEALDYARSRGLHPHDVHGRNVMMHQGRGLVVDISDFLHQETCSKWDDLKKAYYWLYRPVLRPLRLRVPNSALNTLRKSYRLATSLKTFCCQLVLKLSYFKYLK, from the coding sequence ATGAACAAATCACATTTATTGTATCTGCTCAAGAACATTTATCAAGATTTATTACCTGGGTTACAAATAGAAAGCGTCAATCCCCGCGATCCCATTAAAGTCAAATATCTTCCACAACCCTGGGGATTGCTGGGCAAAGGAAATTATGCCGCAGTTGTTGATCACCCTGACTATCCTAATTGTGTAGTGAAGATTTATGCTCCAGGACGACCAGGATTTGAAGAGGAAGTAGAAGTCTACCGTCGTCTAGGTTCTCATCCAGCATTTTCAGAGTGTTTGTATGCCGCAGATGGTTTTCTAGTATTGAAACGGCTTGATGGAACAACGCTTTACGATTGTATGCACTTGGGTTTACCAATTCCTCAGCAGGTAATACAGGACATTGATGAAGCTTTGGACTATGCTAGAAGTCGCGGACTCCACCCTCATGATGTCCACGGTCGTAATGTCATGATGCACCAGGGTAGAGGATTGGTTGTAGACATTTCAGATTTTCTACATCAAGAAACCTGTTCAAAGTGGGATGACTTAAAAAAGGCTTATTACTGGTTATATCGTCCCGTGTTGCGCCCACTTCGATTGCGTGTGCCAAATTCTGCTTTAAATACGCTCCGCAAAAGTTATCGTCTGGCAACTTCACTCAAAACTTTCTGTTGTCAATTAGTTTTAAAATTGTCTTATTTTAAATATTTAAAATAG
- a CDS encoding thermonuclease family protein: MTVVSVGDGDTLRVRNQQGQPITIRLGCIDAPEMK; the protein is encoded by the coding sequence ATGACAGTAGTAAGCGTAGGCGACGGTGATACGTTACGAGTCCGCAATCAACAAGGGCAGCCAATTACCATTCGTCTAGGTTGCATTGACGCGCCAGAAATGAAATAA
- a CDS encoding thermonuclease family protein, with translation MPVGQLVQVRLIERDQYTRLVAEVFINNRSINLVMVQEGQAVVYRQYLKGCTNTKDQFLQAEANAKQQKLGFWNQSQPVMPWDFRRGKKNTAPTTVRSSQVQQCDSSYPDFCIPPNSPDLDCRDVPYRRFRVNQPDPHGFDRDRDGVGCEG, from the coding sequence TTGCCAGTTGGTCAGTTAGTACAAGTTCGCTTAATCGAGCGTGATCAATACACAAGGCTGGTAGCCGAAGTGTTTATCAATAATCGCTCAATTAACCTCGTTATGGTGCAAGAGGGGCAGGCTGTGGTTTACAGGCAGTATCTTAAAGGATGCACCAACACTAAAGACCAATTTCTACAGGCTGAGGCTAATGCTAAACAACAGAAGTTGGGCTTTTGGAATCAATCGCAGCCGGTGATGCCTTGGGATTTTAGGCGAGGGAAGAAAAATACTGCGCCTACTACGGTGCGATCATCTCAAGTGCAACAGTGCGATAGCTCTTACCCAGACTTTTGCATTCCGCCCAATTCGCCAGATTTAGATTGCCGTGATGTTCCTTACCGCAGATTTAGAGTGAATCAGCCAGATCCGCATGGGTTTGATAGGGATAGGGATGGGGTTGGTTGTGAGGGATGA